Below is a genomic region from Rhodospirillum centenum SW.
CTTGGCGCTCTGCGCGGCCAGGCCGCTGACCCCCGAATACATGGCGCTGTAGATGCTCATGGCGGTTTTCCATCGTTTGTCGGCAGATCGGCGGAGTCCGCTCGGACCTCCTCCTGCCATACGGTAGGCCGGCGTCGTTTAAAGGCGCGTGAAAACGGCCAGCGGATCGTTTCCTATTGGGAAACGGACGCGCCGGGCAGCGGCACGCGGCGCATCACGATGATGCTGATGCGCCGGTTGCGGGGATCGCCCGGGTCCTCCGGCAGCAGGTGCAGCGTGTCCGCCAGCCCCTCCACCCGCGCCACCCGGCCCGGCTGGATGCCTTTCTGGAGCAGGACACGCCGGGCGGCGTTCGCCCGGTCGGCGGACAGTTCCCAGTTGCCGTAGCGGGCATTGGCGGCGAACGGCCGTCCGTCGGTGTGACCGCTGATGGCGATACGGTTCGGCACCCCGGACAGGGCCTCGGCAACGATGCCCAGAAGGGTCACCGCACGACCGTTGAGGTCCGTCGCACCGGAGTCGAACATGGAGAAGTGCGGCCGGTCGGTGATCTGGATGCGCAGTCCGTCCGCGGTCCGCTCGAACACCAGGTTCTGCGACAGATCGGCCAGATCCACGGCGGACATCAGCGCATCGCGGACCGACTGCTCGATGCGGTCGAAGCTCTGTTCCTCCGCGGCCACCTGCTGGAGCTGCTGCTCCAGCGCGGCCGTCATCGGAGTGCCATTGCCATCGGCCGGCGCACTCTCGGCATTC
It encodes:
- a CDS encoding flagellar motor protein MotB, which produces MTGKPQKPQIVIKRRAQEESDELEGNGTWKIAYADFVTAMMAFFMLLWLVNVTTPEQRHGIADYFNPIAVSDANSGANGQLAGQSVAREGALTSNAASAWETIPTARVPTLSPPGPDRELDDGEGGGASAQENAESAPADGNGTPMTAALEQQLQQVAAEEQSFDRIEQSVRDALMSAVDLADLSQNLVFERTADGLRIQITDRPHFSMFDSGATDLNGRAVTLLGIVAEALSGVPNRIAISGHTDGRPFAANARYGNWELSADRANAARRVLLQKGIQPGRVARVEGLADTLHLLPEDPGDPRNRRISIIVMRRVPLPGASVSQ